Proteins from a single region of Primulina tabacum isolate GXHZ01 chromosome 5, ASM2559414v2, whole genome shotgun sequence:
- the LOC142547455 gene encoding growth-regulating factor 6-like has protein sequence MDFGVTSFDNLAYCNNKNGSFASANGAESKKLKWCGSGFVKQERTLNEDVFRELKLNETCNSDNFFEGQQQMLSFSAPNSQTVTWPYLQHISSSLFSKNTGERGSFLTPSQWIELEHQALIYKYITANVPVPSCFLNPIRKALDSSGFSSFSGLKPSAFGWGGFHLGFSSTDPEPGRCRRTDGKKWRCARDAVADQKYCERHMNRGRHRSRKPVEGQTGHSATTITTISGMMAPNDSSKTTPAAPASSVSNALHLSHNRQVQSLELGMPNIIVNRCVPEKDNTKGVNRHATILSMATSGTSLKENQYDKSSPRSEFGLVSSDSLLNPLDRSSSIVSCGNHSTSDDINDQENKSKTPLQQFINNWPKSHSEQRSTFSWPDHLDLQPDGTQLSISIPVATSNFMSPTLSSTKSELQANRMGLGFGKISPTEENRIQANTIPITWEGGPLGEALSTTNNSSLGFINAKALNLIEIQDNSPRSAFGSLSNSS, from the exons ATGGATTTTGGTGTTACAAGCTTCGATAACTTGGCGTATTGCAATAATAAAAATGGCAGCTTCGCTTCAGCTAATGGCGCCGAGTCGAAAAAGCTTAAGTGGTGTGGATCTGGATTTGTGAAGCAAGAGAGGACGTTAAACGAAGATGTTTTTAGGGAGCTTAAATTGAACGAAACTTGTAATAGCGACAATTTCTTTGAAGGGCAGCAGCAAATGCTCAGTTTCTCTGCCCCAAATTCGCAGACTGTAACTTGGCCTTATCTTCAACACATATCATCAAGTCTCTTTAGCAAGAACACAG GAGAGAGAGGCTCTTTTCTTACCCCCTCACAATGGATTGAGCTAGAGCACCAAGCTTTGATCTACAAATATATAACTGCAAATGTTCCTGTACCTTCTTGTTTTCTGAATCCCATCAGAAAAGCTTTGGATTCTTCTGGATTTTCTTCCTTTTCTGGCCTTAAACCCAGTGCAT TTGGATGGGGTGGCTTTCATCTGGGATTCTCCAGCACTGATCCTGAGCCGGGGCGGTGCCGTAGGACGGATGGGAAGAAATGGCGGTGCGCCAGAGATGCGGTTGCTGACCAGAAATACTGTGAACGGCACATGAACAGAGGTCGCCACCGTTCAAGAAAGCCTGTGGAAGGCCAAACTGGCCATTCCGCCACCACGATCACCACCATTTCCGGTATGATGGCGCCCAACGACTCCTCAAAGACTACGCCTGCGGCTCCTGCCTCCTCTGTATCCAACGCTCTCCACCTCTCACACAACCGACAAGTCCAAAGCTTGGAGCTCGGAATGCCTAATATAATAGTTAACAG ATGTGTTCCTGAGAAGGATAATACGAAAGGGGTGAATCGACATGCTACCATCCTTTCCATGGCGACTTCAGGGACAAGTCTTAAGGAAAACCAGTATGACAAATCCTCTCCTCGTTCAGAGTTTGGGTTAGTCTCTTCAGACTCTTTACTCAACCCTTTAGACAGGAGTTCGTCAATCGTCAGTTGTGGAAACCACAGTACTTCAGACGACATCAATGatcaagaaaacaaatctaaaacTCCGCTTCAACAGTTCATAAATAACTGGCCGAAAAGCCATTCAGAACAGCGTTCTACCTTTTCTTGGCCTGATCACCTTGATCTTCAACCAGACGGAACACAGCTCTCGATTTCTATCCCAGTTGCAACCTCAAACTTCATGTCTCCTACTTTGTCTTCGACGAAAAGTGAACTTCAAGCAAACCGAATGGGCTTAGGCTTTGGCAAGATTAGTCCTACTGAAGAAAATCGAATCCAAGCCAACACTATTCCGATAACGTGGGAAGGGGGACCCCTTGGAGAGGCATTGAGTACCACAAACAACAGCTCCCTCGGGTTCATTAATGCTAAAGCATTAAACCTCATAGAGATCCAGGATAATAGCCCTCGATCAGCATTCGGTTCACTGTCTAACAGCAGTTGA